One part of the Lotus japonicus ecotype B-129 chromosome 2, LjGifu_v1.2 genome encodes these proteins:
- the LOC130735373 gene encoding uncharacterized protein LOC130735373: MHERVKAQIERKNESYARQANKGRKEVVFQPGDWVWVHMRKERFPEQRKSKLQPRGDGPFQVLERINNNAYKIELPEGGNDEDKDKDKGHGALKGLGGPMTRARAKRAKEALQQMIALALEEGTNVHELEPKLVNFLMNYEEEVVQDQPN; the protein is encoded by the exons atgcatgagcgtgtgaaggctcaaattgagagaaagaatgagagttatgctaggcaagctaacaagggaagaaaggaggtggtgttccaacccggagattgggtttgggtgcacatgaggaaggaaaggtttccagaacaaaggaaatccaaactccaacctagaggggatggaccttttcaagtgcttgagagaatcaataacaatgcctacaaaatagagcttccag agggagggaatgatgaggacaaggacaaggacaaaggtcatggagcactaaaaggacttggaggaccaatgactagggcaagggctaaaagggccaaggaagcacttcaacagatgatagcattagctcttgaggaaggaaccaatgtgcacgaacttgagcccaaattggtgaatttcctcatgaactatgaagaggaagtcgtccaagatcagcccaattaa